Part of the Ornithorhynchus anatinus isolate Pmale09 chromosome 8, mOrnAna1.pri.v4, whole genome shotgun sequence genome, CCAAGGAGTCATcttatttacatttttaaatggtattcatcttatttgcatttttttaaatgtatttttgaaataccattatttgttatgtgcttactatgtgttaaacactgttctatctGCTGGGGTACTTACCTGTTAATTATgtcagacaaagtccttgtcccgcatggggctccaagttgaaggagggaaaataggtattgaacccccattttgccactgaggtacagaggagttgagtgacttgcccaaggtcacatagcaagcacttggcagaaccaggattagaacccaggttctctgactcccaggcctgtgctctttccactaggccatgatgcttctaggGAGCTAAGGGGGAAGAAAGATATTCTGGAAATGACTGTCTAAATTTCCCCAATTAATAATGTCATGTTACCTGGATTCCTTCTACAGTAAGctcaactgtgggcaggaaacacatctatcaactctggtgtattgtaagtgttcaataaataccaatgattgatgaccCAAAAGCGGGCTTTCCCTGAATCATGCTGGATTGGCCCACCTCTGCACCTGGAACTCACAGTGGCCAAGACAAATTAACCCAGACTACGTCAGATCCCTTTAGTTTTCCTAATTAAGATGTACATACCACAAACTGCTGTTGTGTCCCACCCATCGATGTACGGCGTTGAGTGTCTTGATGCGCTCTCACCAGCAGCTGAACTAACCGTGGAATGGCACCTTGTTCACGCAAAGGAGCGTGATTGGCCGGACAGAGGGCAAGGTTCCGGATTAGACCAACAGTAGCCtgtagaagggaagagaattaatctATGCTTTCCCACCAGACTACACACCCTCCCCCAATTTTGCCAGGTCCACTAGCGCAATCTTCCACCGATCGGTACACGTATGTTTAAGTGATTTATGAATGTGCTTTCCCTTGTATATGGAACACTATCAGCCACTGCTAAACCAAGTGGCTGGCTAACTGACTGAATGTTCCTGAGCCAGAGTAGCAACACGTTCTCTCTTGCACTCTGTCTTGCCTTTACAGTTACCTACCTTGATCAGAGGCCAATGAGATGGTGGGTGTAGAAGTTTAACCACAACGGGAAGTCCATAGTGAAGGCGGACAGCATTTTGAGCCATCTCTGCTTCCTGGTGCCTGCTGGTCAAATGGCGAAGGGCACAGATAGCAGGTTCGGTGATATCCTCCCTGTCACCAGCACGCAGCACGGTACGCACCAACGCTTCAATGCCCCCTACTTGACACACCATCATCTTATTCTTGTAATTATTGCAGGTGAGGTTAGAGAGGATCCCAGCGGCACAAGTGACGACGTTGATATCATCTGAACCTAAAAGTTGAACAAGAGTCCCTAGCAGTCCTTCCATTCCTTCCTGTGGAGAGACACATGTTTAGAAAAGTATTTCAATTCAGGAATCAGAACCttcctggtgtgtgatcttggacaagttacttaatgcctctgtctcatctataaaatggggattaagaaccttttattacgctatttgttaagcacttactatgtgtcactgttctaggcgattgggtagataaaagataatcaggtcagtctctgtcccacacggggctcacagtttaagtaggagggaaatcaggtattgaatccccattttatagatgagaaaactgaggcacagaggcaagtggcagagctgggattagaatcccggtcctctgacacccaggcccatgctctttccactaggcacactgctcctccaactccaaggtgcttccccctcctacttggactgggagccccgtgtgggacagcaaccatgtctgacctcattatcttatcttcctcagtgcttggcacacagtaagtgtttaaataccacaactagccGTAGAACTTTTTCTTTTGACCCTTTCTTGGCTCAGAACATTTACTTGTTTAGTCGCAGCATCTGAAAGGTTCCTAAGAGTCCAGAGGCAGTTCTGCACAAGACGTTGGCTTGGATCTGTGAGGTGAAGACCCAGAGCTTGCATTCCACCTGGAAAAACGTCAGAGAGGCTTTTAACCATTTGTAGAGCATTTTCACATTGAATATTCCAACTTGACCCTGACCCCCGCCACTTATCTAATTTGGTTGAAAGTAAGTCACTGTTAGCTGGAGTCTGCTGCTTACGGGTGTTAAAGATTCATCTGTACTATCACCCCAGAGACTattccctctccgcccccacaAATCCACACCTCCACAGTTTGTGTGACAAGAAGCCAGGGTTCCAACAGAATTTTTAGATTGCTTCTGAGAACCAACCACTGCTCTGTTGGCAAAGGAAATTATGCATTTCCAGGAACATTTTCTAGTAGCTCGAGAGACGCTGATTGTGTTGGATCTCACTAAGCTGTAGGGGAGATTTTGAGTACGAATCCCAGTAACGTGTGGAAACATCTTACAGAATGAAATTATGGCCATCTAAGGACATgcatgcagactgtaagctcgttgggagcagggaatgtgcctgttttagtgttgtactgtactggcGCGAGcttttagtaaaatgctctgcacacaataggcactcaataaatgcgattaactgactgacttgtAAGCATggctcatatctaccaactctgttgtgttgtattctcccaggtgcttagtacagtgctctgcacaaatgataagcactcaataaatctcattaaaGCAAGACACTTACCTGCTTCGACAATGGCCGGTTTGTTACTAGAGCAGACTGACAACACCTTCAGTACTCTACTTGTGGTCCAAAGTAGTTTTTCATAGGTATAAGTCCTCATTATGTTTACTAGTGCCTGAGGTCCTCCACTGGCCAGAATGATCAGCTACAAAAAGGTAATTAGTTTCTcttattttaatatattttagaTACATTCTACAGTTTTTAAATGGCAAACATATCAAATCTTCGTTCAGTGGCTAAATGAAGGATAAAATGCAGACGTTACCTTTACCTGGACACCAATCATCTTTAATATCTACTGTGGGCCCATGGGCCCCATCTAACTGCTTCTATTTCCACCCTGGACAGCCCTACCTGTCTTTCTTTCGTCCCGACATGGCTCAATTCAAgacaaaaatatatttaaataaaaatgatcCATGTttacatatacatgcacacatgtAGAGACTTCACATTTTCAGTAATGCAAGGTGCAAACTGTTTCCTTATGGAGCTGCTCTGGAGCTATCTAACATCCACTGCAGAACATATGAATCTACTCAACAGCATGCCTGCACTGTAtataaaaaaaccccccaaaaaaccccaaaactaacCCTGACACCCATTAATTAAGCCCTCCCAGCACGACAACAGGCCAGAGCAAAcaatccccctgctcctccctaccCAACCATCCAATTATATAGAAGGACAGAATACAAGGGTGCCCAAAGGACTACAGCTATTTTGGGATTAGGGAACAATGCTGGAATTGCATTCAATAAAGCCAAGGACTTTCCACATGAAAGATAAATTTAAGAATTATTTCACCAGGCCTGGCAGGGGTGTAaacttttccctttcattttagTGCATCTATTCACTCCCTCTGGTGATCATAATCCTTGGTAGGAGAACTACTGATGGAGGTCTGCCCTCCTCAAATAAATCCAAGCAATTCTGTTCTTAAAACACACAAAACATCTGAGTAGACAGACAGCCCTTCTGTGACTCTTGCCCTATACAAACCGTGTGTCAATGATGGTCATCTCAGTACCATCTGAGACCAGGTTTGCCAGAGCAAAGCATTACACAAACAAACTTACCTTGCTTTCTTGATTGCCATAAGCTAAAATCTGAAGGCAGTCTGTTGTGATAGCCAAGAATTTAACGTTTGTTTTATTGAGCAAGGCAACCATTTTCTGCAGCCCACCCGCTAGGCGCACTGCCATTTTAGCTCCTTCTTGATGCAATAAAAGGTTGTGAAGAGTAGTAATGGCATAGAACAACACAGAGTCCACTGGTGACCTAGAAAACAAGAGACCAGTTCTAGTCAGTACCTCCCACTGGCACACCCTAGCCAGCGATCATTTTCACCCTCAAAGTTAACATACCCAAGCATTTTCACCAGAGCAGGAATGCCTCCAGATTTGAAGATGGCCAATAAGCCTTCCCGGTGATGAGAAAGATTATGCAAAGTCCCAGCAGTACAACGGGCTGTTTCCACATCATTTGTATTTTGCATGGTACGTACAATAGCCGACACCATCTGAGGAGAGCGCATGATGGCGTGCCTAGAGGCTTCCTTTTTAGATAGCTGATGGACCATAACTGCAGCCTTATTAACCACCACCTGTGAAGGAAGAAAGTTTCAGAATACTTTTTAGAAATGGGATTGGGGATAGGCGTTAGGAGCCCCCATGTCAAAAAAGGAGCGGTTCTCTTGAGAAAAGTCTTCATAAGAATGAGACAAGGAAGCAAAGGAGAAAAGAGCACCAGGTACTGCAAACATTAATCCTGTCAATATAACAAAGCAACGGTCCCCTTTTGCAcacactgcaaacattaagcctGTCAATATAACAAGCAACGGTCCCCTTATGCACACACAGCATGGctcagactgtgggtcccataccGGCTATTTCAGCCATATACGCACTCCGAGGTAAACTTCACCATCAGTCATGTTTCTCTGAATAGGAAGGGCAACTATTAAATATATAAGAGCCTTAAAAGTCTAAGTCCAGTAGTTAGTCATAAGGGTATACAGCCTCCCAGATCTTATTAGAAGAATGTCATCTTATCTCTAGACTGAAtgctcattgtggtcaaggaatgtctcGGTTtaaggttgtattgtacttgcccaagagcttagaacagtgctctgcacatggtaagcactcaataaacacaactgaatgaatgaatcaggaaggTCTTTGGTACTTTACCTGGTCCTCATCATTTAGCAGTTTGGTCAGTTCAGGGATGGCACGAGTGGCAAGTTCGGCATCATCCTGGTAGTTAATCAAGTTTACCACTGCATGTTTCAGCATCTGAGAAGGTTCGGCCAAACGCTGCACGTTGGTTGGGTGAGCTGCATCAAACTGAGTAGATGGGATCTGCATGCCCTCGTCCAGCGTTTCTGGGAACATGGCGGCACGCACTCTCTGGGCTCTGGTCATTGCATACTGTCCATCGATATCTGCAAGTTATAAATCTGAAGTCAAAAATCTGTCACCATAAACTGTTCAAAAGTTTAACTGCCTGACTGCGAGCCTAATAAGACTGACAAGCAGAAAGAGattttcttcctccaccttgATGGATAATTCACTTTCCATTACTGTGGTACTGCCAGTTAGTCAACTCTCAAAGTCCTGTTCCAAAATGATTAGTTGACTAGTCTCCTTACCTGCCACTTGCTCCTGGGTAAAGGACTGAGAGAATCCCTGTTCCCACTCATACAAGACTTGGGTGGTGTCAACATCTTCCTCCTCGGGATTCCCCTTGCCACTCAGAGATGGAGCTGTGGTTGTGGCCCCAGAATGGATTCCAGAGTCCAGATATGATTGTTGTTGCCAGTGACTGACGGCTGCTTTTCTATCTGGTTCCATTGCCATGTCCAGCTCCATCAAATCAGCTGAAACATAACATGCACAAAAAAGTATTAGTATTCAAGAAACCAAGCAAGGCAAACAACCATTACATCCCACCTAGGATTTTTAGACAGAACAGcaaaggatgctgggaggaaGTGTGATGATTATCCTCCTATACACATTGGCCCTGAGGCTGTCATCTAACTTTTTTCCACCAGCAGATTCATGGACACTCTAGATCAAAGATGTACTATCTGAAGAGCCTTCCAACTTTTCCCTTTTATTTTGAACAAATCTAGGGAAGTCTCTCCACTACAGTCAAAGTGAAATGGTTTTATAAATATTAAGGTCTGGTCCGAAAAATAACCAGAGAAAAAGTGATGGCCAGAAGCAGCTTAGTGATCACATAATTAGGTTTTGTGGATGGGTGGATGGCCACTATACAGTTACTCATTGAATCAATAGAAAAAAGACTGTACTCCTGCTGGTGGCTATTTGTTTGCTATTTCACAAAGCCATTTAATAGGGGTCAGCAGAAAATAAGGTAAAAGGCAGCCCAACAAGTAagcagggcagggagaaagaggaaagcaagGGGGTCTGAGCCAGACAAACGGGGATAGATGCCAATTAAGAAAACCCAAATTCAGGAGTGCTTGAAAAACCTATGATACTAACCTTGGGTAGCCATGGTCCTTGCTGCGTTTCCAGAACtgtcaccaactctgtttcaGAGACCTTAAAGAAAGTTAAATGGAATCTATTAGTTATGGTAAAGTGTACTTCAGCATTGGATTTTGTCAAACTCGCACCTAGTATTTTTCACTAGTTAGCTGGTAGGGTTTCTGCACCTGGAACTTCTTAAAAAAGATGTTGACAATGGTGTCCTGCTGCTGAAGAGACTCAATAACAGAAAATTGGACCTACACCTAGTAGTAGCAccatgtttattgtgtgcccacTTGATGGGATGCACTGCACATAAGATGCAAAATAACAGtgacaacaaggagcttacactctaagggggGAAGAAAATGCAAAATATAACCTGAggggtcaaaataaatgaatgcacatataagaagaaaaaaaaaacaaacaccacatGAGGGCTAAGGACCAGGTCAATAGATTCATATGTCCTACAGCTGactggctcagggtgctgggaaatcttCAACCCTAAGTCCCAGGTTTCACTAGCTGCTAAGAGCTTTCAAGTGAAAACTGACCTTTAACATGACCTCCTTCCCTAAATTTTACTCATCCTCTTCATAAGATGCTTGAAACAGAAATTTTGACTCCCAAATGCACTCTGGATGGGAAaactaaataaaaagaaaaggcaaACCACTTACAGAGTCAGGTAAATGGTTTCTGCCATAAAAGTAAAGTTAAATAATTCTGAGGGTCAGCTGCTCTTTGCATTTTACATGTAACATTTTCTAAAATTAGCTTCCAACTTCCATTACATTTAAATCAGTCAAGATAACACTTCAGCATTCAAACTATTCAGTGAATTTCAAGGAGACCTCGCCAAGTCTTCAGCTTATTCCCTCGTTCTAGCTACATCCAACTCCATACACTAGAAGCACAAGGCCTGTGCTCGGCCATAGTCTCTCTCCACACAAGGTTGAAGTGTTTCCTGGTGAACTTTGTTTAAACAGCATCGAAGTTTTACTTCATCCAGCCCAAATCAAAAGTTGTATGAAGTGATGATCACTTGGGAAACAGTAGGCTGTGAGTTAAATATTAAAACAGCCTGGCAGCTTAAAGACAATTCAACCACGCCTATATTCTATAGAAGTAATCTAGCAATATCCATTTTCTACCCTAAGATCTCAGGTTGAATCTGAACTGAAGCCAATTCAGCAGTAAACCAGTTATGATTGTTTTACTCAAAAGATTAGAAGCAAACCTCAAAGTTAGACTCAAAATAAAAGGTCACAGACTTAATTATGTTTTTGTTAATCATGTCTTATGTTGTTCTGAATAACTCTGTAAAAATGATTTAAATCTTCCCAAAGCAACTGCTTCCTTCTGAACACTAttcctaaatctccattttcaaagcttctAGTCATCAAAACTAAGTTTACATAGCAAAAGATATTTACCAAATAAATATTTACTTGTTTCTAATTTGCAGTCAAATTGATGTTAACTGGATATAGAAGATCAAGCAAAACTTTTTAGACACTTAAATAAAGTATCTGCCTTTGTTCCAGAGCAGAAGAGCAAGTCAGATCAACGTGCGAAGCATCTGGAGACTCAGAAAGTGTCAGCATTGAAACCGATGAGTCAGATTGGTTTTTTGTGATCAAGTTAGGATTTTGTGGCAACCTTgatttattaaaacacttgctatacccatttgattatcctgtatcatttTCAATTGCCACAGAACATTTAAGAAACTGATCCTTAAGCAAGGCATGTAAAACTATCCATGTACAGGAACATCAAGTgcacaatgggaagcagcgtggcctagtggaaagagcacaggcctgggagttagaggagcttctaatccttcctctgccacttgcctgctgtgttaccctaacttctctgtgtctcttcttcatctgtaaaatggggattttatatcCTATCCCCTTCTTCCCTagtttagactgtgggacaggtactgtgtctgatccgattaactCGCATCTTTCTCGgtgttaagaacagtgcctgacatacaagcacttaaatatattattattatccattttaaAAACTGGCCCATTTTTTGGGGAACTATAAATTCAGCTTTGATGACTATAACGAAGTCATCTCCTCCCCATTGTGTTCCTTTCTTTTGtccctgtattttccccagtgttactcattttctcctcctacctcttcccaAGTTCTTCACCTTTTccaagggggtgaggggggatgggagagagatgaCTTGGGTTGGTAATGAACAATGAAGCTGCATGAAAACCCAAAATGCTAACAGTTTTCCAAATCCAGATTGCCacgatttctctctgcctcagttccctcatctgtaaaatggagattaaacaccaattctccctcctatttagaaggggagccccaggtggacagggactgtagctgacTTAAttgtcttgtatgtaccctagcactcagtacagtgcttaacacaaagccagtgctgaacaaataccacaactttttCATGAAGTGGTTGTTCTTCATGCTTTGATGCTCACTGTCGATTGAGTCTAACAAGTTCTGAATAAATCATTGGATCTGAGAGAGAATTCCTTTTCTTATTTCTAATTGTTAGACTCAAAACTGCCCATTTCTGGATGCCAGAATAATACCTTAGTTTTGTATAGCACTTTTATTCCCTAAACAGTCTCATATAAAttatctcatttttgccctcacaacaaccctgtgagctAGGTAGGGAAGgcagccattttgcagatgaggaaactgaggcagagaggtcgaGGGACTTACCTTACCACACAGAAGGCCGGTAGCAGAACCTGGACTCCATCCCAGCTTCTATGGCTATTAGATTGGTGCTCTTCCaccaataggagggagaattggtgtttaatccccattttacagtatggGTCATGCTATGAAATCAGTATGCAGTCCAGACCACATTGGTTTCTTTAGAAGAGGAATCTTAAAAAATTTCACAAAAACCTTATTTGCAACAAGTTGGGTTGAACTACTTCTTTACTTCTCTCTCCCAGGCTTGGCAAAGGGAGATGAAAATTTTTTCCATGTCTGGAGGTTTACTTACACACTAGTAGCTTCCTCCCTATACTTTCCCCCTTCTTTTAAATGTAGGTGCCTCACTGACACTTTTTCTGCTTTTGCACCCTAGTCCTCTGAATATTCAGAAATAGAACTTCCCTCTATCACCATCCAGACTGCAGtccatttttttttgggggggggggagcaggaggggaggtaAAAGGAAAAAATAGTGAGAGCCAAAAGGGACGAGATCATGGTACTATCATAActgcttttcccttcccatccaaGGTGGTGGCATATTCTTCTAGCTTTCTCTTGGTTCTTTTGTTTTGTTAGTGTGCTCCCATTTCTCAATTGTAAAGCAATGTCTCCTTTGTACTTTGTGATTTTACCTTTAAAATCTTTACTCTTCCTTGGCAAATGGATCTAACTGCCACTTTCTAGGCATCCCCACTGTGCATGAATACAGTAAACCCCATATAAATATTATGGTTTACACACAGCCATAAAGTGTTAGATTGAGTCATTCTTGTCACAGTGTGGGGCACACAAATGTAAGGGTACAGGCATCACCCTCTGGCTTTTTATACCTGGTTGCTTTATTTCATTCCAAGTATAGAAGCTAAGATTCCATTTCACATTCTTTAAGTTAAGAAATTCTAGCAATTCCCCTGATATTAAGAACATTGCATTAAAGAGCCAATTTAAACTGCACTATATCTCACTCTCTTACCCCCCAAAAAATACTTTAATAGCTTTCAGATCTCACCAATTTGAGAAGTATCAACAGTTGGGATTAGTTTTGGTACATAAAAATAAAACTAATGTGCCATAAAACTGCTTCCTAATTAAGGCTTTTGCAGACTTATTGCAGAGATCTGTCAGTACATGTAAATATTTAAGTTTCATTTGAGAATTCTGATGTGGAAGAAcgaaagaagggaaatgactcaaTTCTTAGTGAGCCTACCCAAAAGGAGTGAAACAGAACTAGTTCATTTCAAGAGCGTGGGTTAGGTATGTAACAACTGACTATTTGACAACAAAGCACCTATTTACCAAGATGAAGAAATTAATATTGCCATGTGTTGAGACACAATGGGAGTCAATGTACTAGCAACTCCTTTTGACAAATGTAATCATAATAGTATACTTTTTGCCCTCCAACATCTTTTTTAGTCTCCTAACTCAATGATATTACACTTTCTTGACAGATTTCATGATTAGATTTAGACCTTGTACTTTCATTTCTGCATTTTAGAAAATAGACGCAGTTGGACAAATAACTATAAACTCACTGGGTTGCCACACTAGGATTTAATAGTTTCAAAAACAGCAACTGCAGCCTTACAACCTAacatgaagaagcagtgtggcttaatggaaagagcacgggcttgggagtcagaagtcatgggttccaacgctggctctgctacttgtcaactgtgtgactttggacaagtcacttaacttctctgtgactcagttacctcatctgtaaaatggggactaagactgggagtcccatgtgggacaatctgattaccttgtatctaccccagcgcttactatgtgccaagcaatgttctaagcacttaacaaatactatcatcattccCAATTTAGTAATACATTAATCAACTTCATACTGTAAATTAAATCAAATCGAAAAGGGATATCTTTCTGATTCTTGCTCCAAAATTTAGATGGATTAACTCCTGCAACTCTTATTACTAAGCACAGATCTATGTCTCAAAAAAGATTCTTACAAAAGGGAGAAATAGGGACAAGAgactctgttcttccttctctccttctatatcccagcccacacactccactcctctggtgctaaccttctaagTGGGTCTCGATGTAGCCACCAACCTCCTGGCCCTcattccacctctggcctggaatgctctccttcttcaaatccatcaatgccctactgaaggtgcacctcctccaagaagccttcccaaactaaccccccttttcctcagcttcccttcccttttgcatcacatcgactcgctccctttactattcccccctctccccgccccacacactTATCTATGCATATAATCTATAATTTTGTCTAtatctacacatacacacatatacatacctaCACCTGTTAAGTTGTTTTGATGACCgtcttcccccctctaaactgtaagcccactgtgggcaaggattgtctctttattgctgtattgtactttccaagtgcttagtacagtgttctgcacacagtaagcactcaataaatacgattgcatgaataaaCAGAATCTCCCTCCAGCAACAATAAACTGTGGCTATGACTTCATGACTGCGAACCAGCATATCAAAAATGTATACTAAAATTTCCATGgatttaaagaaaacaaaacacaaaatacTTGCCTTTACATTGGTAAACTTACTTGAATATACAACCTTAATTTTCATGTGCAAATGGATAAATATGAAGTTCTAAGGAGGAAATGGCATCATATAATGCTGTGAGAATTCTTTAGTTTGGCCAGTTAACACTATGTCATTTCATTAGTTTACTTTTCCAGTTCCTAAGGTTATCAAGTGCTCTGTTGTTTTCAATCCAATCAAGTACACCAGTCAGAATTAGCTacaagtcttttttaaaaaaacttcttCAATTCAAAAGGTGAGCCCGGTAAACTGAGTATCATTCTGAAGGTGTACACTAAATTCTGCCATCACACGGGCTTTCACAATGCATTTTCGTTAGAACACTGCCAGGGAATTGGGGAACATTCTTCAGATATCGTGTTAGCCATGTTGGGACACTTAATGTTGCTTGCACCCAGCAATCATCACAAGTATTACAAGTTTTTCCTAGACGTGGGGTTTTGCACAGACCCAGTAACCATGTTATAGGAGAACCTGGTATACGTACCACAAAGTTTAATTTAAACTGATCGCTAGAGGTTAAGCATTGATTTTTGTGCTTGAAGATGTGCCTCACTTTGAAGATGATCACAAACATAAAACAATCTATATCGCTAACTTCtgattcaaaatgaaaaaaaaacctggaaAACCCCCAAAACTTCAAAAATGGTGGGGCAAGTTCATGagcagaggtgagagggaggaactGAACCAGGGAGGTAAGCAAATCCTAGATGAGAGGCTTTTGGGGGGGAGGAATAAATCTCTTTATGTCCCACTCCATCCTAAGCTACCCCTCACGAAAGCCTCTGCACATGTTCAAGGAACACCCAGGTCACAGTAATAGAATAGACTGTTCTAGAGTGCTGGTGTGCACTGAATGTCAAAACCGTTCTGATGCTTTAAACTTTGAAGATCAAGTGACAAAAGAATCCATTGTATTCGTAAGAAAGAGTTGCCTATGCTTTCTCCTAAAGGCTATGCCTCTGTGTCACTGTCATGGTGAGAGAACCTGCTAAACATGTTCAAGTAGATTCTGATATTTCTCCATATAATAACCAGCCACTGCTTTTACTATTGTAAATCTAAACTGACAACAAGAACATGAGAACTATCTTCCACTCTGCCTTCCAGAGCTTGTAAGCAGCTCCCTAAAAACTGTGGCTGCCAAGTCCACAAACCTATCTCTTAAAAATCAAAATTTTAACCGCCTCTCAGAGCACAGATTGGAGCACAGAGTATAAAAACCAATGCTGTGCATTAAGTCAGCAAGTCTCAAATTCTAATAAATCCCAAGCCAGTTTTGCTTTCTAATCAAGTGATTGAGAACCTTCAAAGCAAAAGTGCATTTGTAAAGAATGGCTACATGCTACATTCATATTTCTATTTTTAATAATGTGTCACTTGAAAGTCCTAGATCAATGGTTGTTGTGTGACTAATAAAGTTAACATA contains:
- the CTNNB1 gene encoding catenin beta-1, which produces MATQADLMELDMAMEPDRKAAVSHWQQQSYLDSGIHSGATTTAPSLSGKGNPEEEDVDTTQVLYEWEQGFSQSFTQEQVADIDGQYAMTRAQRVRAAMFPETLDEGMQIPSTQFDAAHPTNVQRLAEPSQMLKHAVVNLINYQDDAELATRAIPELTKLLNDEDQVVVNKAAVMVHQLSKKEASRHAIMRSPQMVSAIVRTMQNTNDVETARCTAGTLHNLSHHREGLLAIFKSGGIPALVKMLGSPVDSVLFYAITTLHNLLLHQEGAKMAVRLAGGLQKMVALLNKTNVKFLAITTDCLQILAYGNQESKLIILASGGPQALVNIMRTYTYEKLLWTTSRVLKVLSVCSSNKPAIVEAGGMQALGLHLTDPSQRLVQNCLWTLRNLSDAATKQEGMEGLLGTLVQLLGSDDINVVTCAAGILSNLTCNNYKNKMMVCQVGGIEALVRTVLRAGDREDITEPAICALRHLTSRHQEAEMAQNAVRLHYGLPVVVKLLHPPSHWPLIKATVGLIRNLALCPANHAPLREQGAIPRLVQLLVRAHQDTQRRTSMGGTQQQFVEGVRMEEIVEGCTGALHILARDVHNRIVIRGLNTIPLFVQLLYSPIENIQRVAAGVLCELAQDKEAAEAIEAEGATAPLTELLHSRNEGVATYAAAVLFRMSEDKPQDYKKRLSVELTSSLFRTEPMAWNETADLGLDIAAQGEPLGYRQDDPSYRSFHSGGYGQDALGMDPMMEHEMGGHHPGADYPVDGLPDLGHAQDLMDGLPPGDSNQLAWFDTDL